Proteins encoded within one genomic window of Bradyrhizobium sp. AZCC 1719:
- a CDS encoding methyl-accepting chemotaxis protein, whose amino-acid sequence MKLTNLKITPKLGILVGVTLLGLCVAGVLAGYLMQREMLNARIEQTKAIVDMARNMALGLQKQVAAGQMTKEAAIAEFSKRGNTLTFDNGNGYVFAYTMDGVAVLAPVPSQIGQNRMDIDTGGRKLVRELRDGIAANGEIMLRYEFRKPGQEELIRKFSYAVPIPGWNMFVGTGAYLDDLDAKMKPIAAVLGLAILGIALVAGSIAWMIGRSISKPLGQLGARMQDLAEGRLDGEIPGIGRGDEIGAMAATVQIFKDNAVRIRGLEQKEAEVQARAEAERRAAMESIASDFERSVTGIVRSVSTAAAGMQSTAQSMTTTASDASARAATVGAASQRSSDNVGTVASAAEELSSSVTEISRQVTRSSEIAAKAVSDAERTNATVGALSTGAEKIGEVVKLIHSIAAQTNLLALNATIEAARAGDSGRGFAVVASEVKALANQTAKATEEISAQVAAMQASTSEAVASIGGISETIAQMSEITVSISTAVEQQGGATREIARNIQSVAAGSNEISAHIGGVSTAAAATGKAASEVLASARELDTQSGMLRSAVDEFLGKVRVA is encoded by the coding sequence GTGAAGCTGACCAATCTCAAGATCACCCCCAAACTCGGCATTCTGGTGGGCGTGACCCTGCTCGGCCTCTGCGTCGCCGGTGTGCTCGCGGGCTATTTGATGCAGCGTGAGATGCTCAATGCTCGGATCGAGCAGACCAAGGCGATCGTCGATATGGCGCGCAACATGGCGCTCGGCCTGCAGAAGCAGGTTGCCGCCGGCCAGATGACCAAGGAGGCGGCGATTGCCGAGTTCAGCAAGCGCGGCAATACGCTGACCTTCGACAATGGCAACGGCTACGTGTTCGCCTACACGATGGATGGCGTCGCCGTGCTCGCCCCGGTTCCCAGCCAGATCGGCCAGAACCGTATGGATATCGACACCGGTGGCCGAAAGCTGGTGCGCGAACTGCGCGACGGCATCGCGGCGAACGGCGAAATCATGCTGCGCTATGAATTCCGCAAACCCGGACAAGAAGAGCTGATCCGCAAATTCTCCTACGCGGTTCCGATCCCGGGCTGGAACATGTTCGTCGGCACCGGCGCCTATCTCGACGACCTCGACGCCAAAATGAAGCCGATCGCGGCAGTGCTCGGGCTTGCCATTCTCGGCATCGCGCTGGTTGCAGGCAGCATCGCCTGGATGATCGGCCGCAGTATCTCGAAGCCGCTCGGTCAGCTCGGCGCCCGCATGCAGGACCTCGCCGAGGGCCGGCTCGACGGCGAAATTCCCGGCATCGGCCGCGGCGACGAGATCGGCGCGATGGCCGCGACCGTGCAGATCTTCAAGGACAACGCGGTTCGCATCCGCGGGCTTGAGCAGAAGGAAGCCGAGGTGCAGGCGCGCGCCGAGGCCGAACGGCGGGCGGCGATGGAAAGCATCGCCAGCGACTTCGAACGCAGCGTGACCGGCATCGTCCGCTCGGTTTCGACGGCGGCCGCCGGTATGCAGAGCACCGCGCAATCCATGACCACGACCGCCAGCGACGCCAGCGCGCGGGCGGCGACCGTCGGCGCAGCGTCGCAGCGTTCGTCCGACAATGTCGGCACGGTGGCGTCCGCCGCTGAGGAGCTCTCTAGCTCGGTCACCGAGATTTCCCGCCAGGTGACGCGCTCCAGCGAGATCGCCGCCAAGGCGGTCAGCGACGCCGAGCGTACCAACGCCACCGTCGGCGCGCTCTCGACCGGCGCCGAGAAGATCGGCGAAGTGGTCAAGCTGATCCACTCGATCGCTGCCCAAACCAATTTGCTTGCGCTGAACGCCACCATCGAAGCGGCGCGCGCCGGCGATTCCGGCCGCGGCTTTGCGGTGGTGGCGTCGGAAGTGAAGGCGCTCGCCAACCAGACCGCGAAGGCGACCGAGGAAATCTCCGCGCAGGTTGCGGCCATGCAGGCTTCCACCAGCGAAGCCGTGGCGTCGATCGGCGGCATCTCCGAGACCATCGCGCAGATGAGCGAGATCACCGTCTCGATCTCGACCGCCGTCGAGCAGCAGGGCGGCGCCACCCGCGAAATCGCCCGCAACATTCAGTCGGTGGCGGCCGGATCGAACGAGATCTCGGCCCATATCGGCGGCGTCAGCACCGCTGCGGCCGCAACCGGCAAGGCAGCATCCGAAGTGCTGGCGAGCGCCCGTGAACTCGACACCCAGTCCGGCATGCTGCGCAGCGCGGTGGATGAGTTCCTAGGCAAGGTGCGCGTGGCGTAA
- a CDS encoding C-terminal binding protein produces MPKFRVVTPKGASFTVAGGGYDYEKEALDPIGAEIIEAPANEAEFIAAAKTADAIYAKGMPITKAVIDALENCKVITLGSVGVDSVDVKAATARGIPVTNIPDTFIEEVADHAMMLLLAGFRRLVEQDKMARTGRWSEGRPALLKIPRLMGQTLGFISFGRVARAVAKRAAPFGLRMMAYDPFIQETLMYDHGVIPATLSEVLQQSDFVSMHAPARPEVHHMLTEKHFRQMKNSAVFINTGRGATVDEEALIKALQEGWIAHAALDVLEKEPPAHNNPILSMENVTLTAHVASASARFDEARKRRVGYELSLVLSGMWPVSCVNPSVLQNTSLRRWQPVSMDRGPNS; encoded by the coding sequence ATGCCGAAATTCAGGGTGGTGACGCCGAAGGGCGCGAGCTTCACGGTCGCCGGCGGCGGCTATGACTATGAGAAGGAAGCGCTCGATCCGATCGGGGCCGAAATCATCGAGGCGCCGGCCAACGAGGCGGAATTCATCGCTGCCGCAAAAACCGCGGACGCGATCTACGCCAAGGGCATGCCGATTACCAAAGCCGTCATCGACGCGCTGGAAAATTGCAAGGTGATCACGCTCGGCAGCGTCGGCGTCGACAGTGTCGACGTCAAGGCCGCCACCGCCCGCGGCATCCCGGTCACCAACATTCCCGACACCTTCATTGAAGAGGTCGCCGACCACGCCATGATGCTGCTGCTGGCGGGTTTTCGGCGGCTGGTCGAGCAGGACAAGATGGCGCGCACCGGCCGCTGGTCCGAGGGCCGGCCTGCGCTTTTGAAGATCCCGCGGCTGATGGGCCAGACGCTCGGCTTCATCTCGTTCGGCCGGGTGGCGCGCGCCGTCGCCAAGCGCGCCGCCCCCTTCGGCCTGCGCATGATGGCCTATGACCCGTTCATCCAGGAAACGCTGATGTACGACCACGGCGTGATCCCGGCGACGTTGTCGGAGGTGCTGCAACAGTCGGATTTCGTCTCGATGCACGCGCCGGCCCGGCCCGAGGTGCATCACATGCTGACCGAGAAGCATTTCCGCCAGATGAAAAATTCGGCCGTCTTCATCAATACCGGCCGCGGCGCCACCGTGGACGAGGAAGCGCTGATCAAGGCGCTGCAGGAGGGCTGGATCGCGCACGCCGCCCTCGACGTGCTGGAAAAGGAGCCGCCGGCGCACAACAATCCGATACTTTCGATGGAAAACGTCACCCTGACCGCCCATGTGGCGTCGGCCTCGGCACGTTTTGACGAGGCGCGCAAGCGCCGTGTGGGCTACGAATTGTCACTGGTCCTGTCCGGCATGTGGCCGGTAAGCTGTGTCAATCCGTCGGTGCTGCAAAACACCTCGCTCCGTCGCTGGCAACCCGTCAGCATGGACCGAGGGCCCAACAGCTAA
- a CDS encoding ABC transporter substrate-binding protein has product MRNDITRRDALALGASAAALAVTGASAQTASTIKAADVPAPKFAIEKGASLRMLRPVRFVQADEDVFRANAAKFSKETGIEVKVDFVGWEDISQQTAVTSNSGAGPDIIIGFSDAPHIYVDKLVELNDVTDYLGKRYGGWLPLAQTYGKRGKSDKWIGLPFGATAGPLIYRKSVLQSIGYDKVPEDSAGFVDLCQKLHKAGKPAGFALGNAKGDGNGFANWALWSHNASLLDEEGNIIINSKETIEALKWVKALYPTFIAGTSSWNDVSNNRAYSSQEISLTANGVSLYFSLKNDPATKAIAEDSEHQLLPKGLAKVSPMAGLTLNAMLFKHSPYPNAAKAFLQFMMEKEQYEPWLNANSGYWSQPLAAYADAAVWSSDPKVSIFKNTMQSTYYDGYKGPISTATGAVSADYVLIQMCAAVATGAQTPEAAAAEAEQRAKRYFRRQGR; this is encoded by the coding sequence ATGAGGAACGACATCACCCGTCGCGATGCGTTGGCTTTGGGCGCCTCGGCAGCGGCTCTGGCCGTGACCGGCGCATCGGCGCAAACCGCATCCACCATCAAAGCCGCCGACGTCCCCGCCCCCAAGTTCGCAATCGAAAAAGGCGCATCCTTGCGCATGCTGCGCCCGGTCCGCTTCGTGCAGGCCGATGAGGACGTGTTCCGCGCCAACGCGGCCAAATTCTCCAAGGAGACCGGCATCGAGGTCAAGGTCGACTTCGTCGGCTGGGAAGACATCAGCCAGCAGACCGCGGTGACCTCGAATTCCGGCGCCGGCCCGGATATCATCATCGGCTTCTCCGATGCGCCGCACATCTATGTCGACAAGCTGGTCGAACTGAACGACGTCACCGATTATCTCGGCAAGCGCTATGGCGGCTGGCTGCCGCTGGCGCAGACGTACGGCAAGCGCGGCAAGAGCGACAAATGGATCGGATTGCCGTTCGGCGCGACTGCCGGCCCGCTGATCTACCGAAAATCGGTGCTGCAATCGATCGGCTACGACAAGGTCCCGGAAGACAGTGCCGGATTTGTGGACCTTTGCCAGAAGCTGCACAAGGCCGGCAAGCCGGCCGGCTTCGCGCTGGGCAACGCCAAGGGCGACGGCAACGGTTTTGCCAACTGGGCGCTGTGGTCGCACAACGCTTCGCTGCTCGATGAAGAGGGTAATATCATCATCAACAGCAAGGAGACCATCGAAGCGCTGAAGTGGGTCAAGGCACTGTACCCGACCTTCATCGCCGGGACGTCGTCGTGGAACGACGTCAGCAACAACCGCGCCTACTCCTCGCAGGAAATCTCGCTGACCGCCAACGGCGTCTCGCTGTACTTCTCGCTGAAGAACGATCCGGCGACCAAGGCGATTGCCGAGGACAGCGAGCATCAACTGCTGCCGAAGGGCCTTGCCAAGGTCTCGCCGATGGCCGGCCTGACGCTGAACGCGATGCTGTTCAAGCACAGCCCCTATCCCAATGCCGCAAAGGCGTTCCTGCAATTCATGATGGAAAAGGAACAGTACGAGCCGTGGCTCAACGCCAACTCCGGCTACTGGTCGCAGCCGCTTGCCGCCTATGCCGACGCCGCGGTCTGGTCCAGCGACCCCAAGGTCTCGATCTTCAAGAACACCATGCAGAGCACCTACTACGATGGCTACAAGGGGCCGATTTCGACCGCAACCGGTGCGGTCAGCGCCGACTACGTGCTGATCCAGATGTGCGCCGCGGTCGCGACAGGTGCCCAGACGCCGGAGGCCGCCGCTGCGGAGGCGGAGCAGCGTGCGAAACGGTACTTCCGGCGGCAGGGGCGGTAG
- a CDS encoding carbohydrate ABC transporter permease, with amino-acid sequence MSVTTLPSRGVALRQPGWIARLFDYKPFLIVMCLAPAIGLLTVFLTYPLGLGVWLAFTDTTIGQRGIFIGLENFQYLWTDPLWWGAVFYSVFYTAIATFGKFALGFWLALLLNNHFPLKSLLRAIVLLPWIVPTVLSALAFWWIYDPQFSIISYLLVDVLHIRSTNIDFLGTPWPARFSLIAANIWRGIPFVAISLLAGLQTISPSLYEAAMLDGATAWQRFRYITLPMMMPILAIVMTFSIIFTFTDFQLVYAITRGGPVNSTHLLATLAFQRGIAGGELGEGAAIAVSMIPFLVFATLFSYFGLARRKWQQGEAND; translated from the coding sequence ATGTCTGTAACTACTCTCCCATCGCGCGGCGTGGCGCTCCGGCAACCGGGCTGGATCGCGCGCCTGTTCGACTACAAGCCGTTCCTGATCGTGATGTGCCTTGCGCCGGCGATCGGGCTGTTGACGGTGTTCCTCACCTACCCGCTCGGCCTCGGCGTCTGGCTCGCCTTCACCGACACCACGATCGGCCAGCGCGGCATCTTCATTGGCCTGGAGAATTTCCAGTATCTGTGGACCGATCCCTTGTGGTGGGGCGCGGTGTTCTACAGTGTGTTCTACACGGCGATCGCGACCTTCGGGAAATTCGCGCTCGGCTTCTGGTTGGCGCTCCTGCTCAACAACCACTTCCCGCTCAAGAGCCTGTTGCGCGCCATCGTGCTGTTGCCGTGGATCGTGCCGACGGTGCTGTCGGCGCTGGCGTTCTGGTGGATCTACGATCCGCAGTTCTCGATCATCTCCTATCTCTTGGTCGACGTGCTGCATATCCGCTCGACCAACATCGACTTCCTCGGCACGCCGTGGCCGGCGCGCTTCTCGCTGATCGCAGCCAACATCTGGCGCGGCATTCCGTTCGTGGCGATCTCGCTGCTGGCGGGGCTGCAGACCATCTCACCCTCGCTCTATGAAGCTGCGATGCTGGACGGCGCCACCGCCTGGCAGCGCTTCCGCTACATCACCTTGCCGATGATGATGCCGATTCTGGCGATCGTGATGACGTTCTCGATCATCTTCACTTTTACCGACTTCCAGCTCGTCTATGCCATCACCCGCGGCGGTCCGGTCAATTCCACGCACCTGCTGGCGACGCTGGCGTTCCAGCGCGGCATCGCCGGCGGCGAGCTTGGCGAGGGTGCAGCGATCGCGGTCTCGATGATCCCGTTCCTCGTGTTCGCGACGTTGTTCAGCTACTTCGGCCTGGCGCGTCGCAAATGGCAGCAGGGAGAAGCCAATGACTGA
- a CDS encoding carbohydrate ABC transporter permease: MTDAAAQQSTNAASATPDTMAWDSRARRVMMIYLPLACFVLILLFPFYWMAITSFKPNAELLNYKQHNPFWISSPTLAHIKHLLFDTAYPTWLKTTMFVAIGSTFLSLFASTLAAYAIERLRFRGSPYVGLGIYLAYLVPPSILFIPLATVIVQFGLFDSPMALILVYPTFLVPFCTWLLIGYFKSIPYELEECALVDGATRLQILRRITLPLAVPGLISAGIFSFTLSWNEFIYALAFIQSGANKTVPVAILTELVTGDVYQWGALMAGSLLGSLPVALFYSLFVDYYVSSLTGAVKE; this comes from the coding sequence ATGACTGACGCAGCTGCCCAACAATCCACCAACGCCGCCAGCGCCACGCCAGACACCATGGCGTGGGATTCCCGCGCGCGGCGGGTGATGATGATCTATCTGCCGCTGGCCTGCTTCGTGCTGATCCTGCTGTTCCCGTTCTACTGGATGGCGATCACCTCGTTCAAGCCGAACGCGGAGCTTCTGAACTACAAGCAGCACAATCCGTTCTGGATTTCCTCGCCGACGCTGGCGCACATCAAGCATCTCTTGTTCGACACCGCCTATCCGACCTGGCTCAAGACCACGATGTTCGTGGCGATCGGCTCCACCTTCCTGTCGCTGTTCGCTTCGACGCTCGCAGCTTACGCGATCGAGCGCTTGCGCTTCCGCGGCAGCCCCTATGTGGGCTTGGGTATCTATCTCGCTTATCTGGTGCCGCCCTCGATCCTGTTCATTCCGTTAGCCACCGTGATCGTGCAGTTTGGCCTGTTCGATTCACCGATGGCGCTGATCCTGGTATATCCGACCTTCCTGGTGCCGTTCTGCACCTGGCTATTGATCGGCTATTTCAAGTCGATTCCTTATGAGCTCGAGGAATGCGCACTGGTCGATGGCGCCACACGGCTGCAAATCCTGCGGCGGATCACGCTGCCGCTCGCGGTGCCCGGCCTGATCTCGGCCGGCATCTTCTCTTTCACGCTGTCGTGGAACGAGTTCATCTACGCGCTCGCCTTCATCCAGAGCGGCGCCAACAAGACGGTGCCGGTCGCGATCCTGACCGAGCTCGTCACCGGTGACGTCTACCAGTGGGGCGCGTTGATGGCAGGCTCGCTGCTCGGCTCGCTGCCGGTCGCGCTGTTTTATTCGCTGTTCGTGGATTATTACGTGTCGTCGCTGACCGGCGCGGTGAAGGAGTAG
- a CDS encoding energy transducer TonB — MNAFALHDVSDQVAVRRWGASAFAIVAAHAALVAVAINWTTQRPTPGVSTPAIMVDMAPVSSAPQPTPMDLAPGPVMQQADASPPPEAAQQEVVPEQIAPTPPQEKPEVVAPPEQKAEPTPPKPEPAKVEPEKKPAPVKPKVVRAEAKKPTEAPPAPRTTASPRAERQAPAASAVSSGASAAAIASYNQLVLAHLRRFKQYPPEAKAAGKQGVGRVNFTLSRSGQVMASKLVGSTGHAALDAESLATLRRAQPFPPFPPDMKQASMSFTMPVSFGLR, encoded by the coding sequence ATGAACGCGTTCGCGCTCCACGATGTCTCCGACCAGGTCGCCGTCCGGCGCTGGGGCGCATCGGCGTTTGCGATCGTGGCGGCGCATGCCGCGCTGGTCGCCGTTGCGATAAATTGGACCACGCAGCGGCCCACGCCTGGCGTCTCGACGCCGGCGATCATGGTCGACATGGCGCCAGTCTCTTCCGCGCCGCAGCCGACACCGATGGACCTCGCGCCGGGACCGGTGATGCAGCAGGCCGACGCCTCGCCGCCGCCCGAGGCGGCGCAGCAGGAGGTCGTGCCGGAGCAGATTGCGCCGACACCTCCACAGGAGAAACCGGAGGTCGTCGCCCCGCCGGAGCAGAAGGCCGAGCCTACCCCGCCGAAGCCCGAGCCCGCCAAGGTCGAGCCCGAGAAAAAGCCAGCTCCGGTAAAGCCAAAGGTAGTGCGTGCGGAGGCAAAGAAGCCGACGGAGGCTCCGCCCGCGCCGCGCACAACGGCTTCCCCTCGGGCTGAGCGTCAGGCACCGGCTGCGTCGGCGGTCAGCTCTGGCGCGTCAGCGGCGGCCATTGCTTCCTACAACCAACTCGTCCTCGCCCACCTGCGTCGCTTCAAGCAATATCCGCCGGAGGCCAAGGCCGCCGGCAAACAGGGCGTTGGCCGGGTGAATTTCACCCTGAGTCGCAGCGGTCAGGTGATGGCGAGCAAACTGGTCGGATCAACCGGCCATGCGGCGCTCGATGCGGAGAGTCTGGCGACGCTTCGTCGGGCGCAACCATTCCCGCCGTTTCCGCCCGACATGAAGCAGGCTTCGATGAGCTTCACCATGCCGGTGTCGTTTGGGCTTCGCTAG
- the exbD gene encoding TonB system transport protein ExbD gives MGAKLGHVVGGRARGGDDLVENHEINVTPFIDVMLVLLIIFMVAAPLATVDLGVDLPASAVEPSPRPDKPVFVTVKPDLSVAVGEDVIARDALTSTLDSATQGKKDERIFLRADKAVSYGDLMEVMNLLRNAGYLKIALVGLDGRS, from the coding sequence ATGGGCGCGAAGCTCGGACATGTTGTCGGCGGACGGGCGCGCGGCGGCGACGATCTTGTCGAGAATCACGAGATCAACGTCACGCCGTTCATCGACGTGATGCTGGTGCTGCTGATCATCTTCATGGTTGCCGCGCCACTCGCTACCGTTGATCTCGGCGTCGATCTCCCGGCCAGCGCGGTCGAGCCGTCGCCGCGCCCGGACAAGCCTGTGTTCGTCACCGTGAAGCCGGACCTGTCGGTTGCGGTCGGCGAGGACGTGATCGCGCGCGATGCGCTGACCTCTACGCTCGATAGCGCCACGCAGGGGAAAAAGGACGAGCGTATCTTTCTGCGCGCCGACAAGGCGGTCAGCTATGGCGACCTGATGGAGGTGATGAACCTTCTGCGCAACGCCGGCTATCTCAAGATCGCGCTGGTCGGCCTCGACGGCCGAAGCTAA
- the exbB gene encoding tonB-system energizer ExbB — MIRWCGVAGVAGMPGAALAATDVALLPRNLSPWNMFVNADVVVQAVMVGLAFASLVTWTIWLAKTIEIRRKTATAKRRLSMLETDTVLAKAEQETRGGNDAVAQIIQSAAREASLSGGHFDDGLKERVALRLERVEAAMSRQIARGTGVLATIGATAPFVGLFGTVWGIMNSFIGISEAKTTNLAVVAPGIAEALLATALGLVAAIPAVVIYNHLTRTISAHRALLGDASALVLLLISREGDRGAFRLARAAE; from the coding sequence ATGATCCGTTGGTGCGGCGTTGCCGGTGTGGCTGGAATGCCAGGCGCGGCGCTCGCCGCCACCGACGTTGCGCTGCTGCCGCGCAACCTGTCGCCCTGGAACATGTTCGTGAATGCGGACGTGGTGGTGCAGGCGGTCATGGTGGGCTTGGCCTTCGCCTCGCTGGTGACGTGGACGATCTGGCTGGCCAAGACCATCGAAATCCGCCGCAAGACCGCGACGGCCAAACGGCGCTTGAGCATGCTGGAAACCGATACGGTGTTGGCCAAGGCCGAGCAGGAAACCCGCGGCGGCAACGATGCGGTGGCGCAGATCATTCAGTCCGCCGCACGCGAAGCCAGCCTCTCCGGCGGACATTTCGACGACGGTCTCAAGGAGCGTGTCGCGCTGCGGCTGGAGCGGGTCGAGGCGGCGATGTCCAGGCAAATCGCGCGCGGCACCGGCGTGCTCGCCACCATTGGCGCCACCGCGCCGTTCGTCGGCCTGTTCGGGACGGTCTGGGGCATCATGAATTCGTTCATCGGCATTTCCGAGGCCAAGACCACCAACCTTGCCGTGGTCGCGCCCGGTATTGCGGAGGCGTTGCTCGCAACCGCGCTCGGTCTCGTCGCGGCGATTCCGGCGGTCGTGATCTACAACCATCTCACGCGCACGATCTCAGCCCATCGTGCGCTGCTCGGCGATGCCTCGGCGCTGGTGCTGCTCCTGATCAGCCGCGAGGGCGACCGCGGTGCGTTCCGCCTGGCGCGCGCTGCGGAGTAG
- the hutX gene encoding heme utilization cystosolic carrier protein HutX, with product MLSTEFADLKAYMAENPGAVIEDVARERKVTPRAVLEALPDTMVRIGPGDEFAAAMADVAQWGEVTLIVHTDDAIFEFTGAIPAGEIGRGYFNLMQPKGLHGHLRHERCGAIAFVERPFMGKSSAFIAFVNVDGGIMFKVFVGRDEQRALRGDQLQRFHALAERIAPARAA from the coding sequence ATGCTGAGCACGGAGTTTGCCGACCTCAAGGCCTATATGGCGGAGAATCCGGGTGCGGTGATCGAGGACGTCGCGCGGGAGCGCAAGGTCACGCCGCGCGCCGTGCTCGAAGCGCTGCCCGACACGATGGTGCGCATCGGCCCCGGCGACGAATTCGCCGCCGCGATGGCCGACGTCGCGCAATGGGGCGAGGTGACGCTGATCGTCCACACCGACGATGCGATCTTCGAGTTTACCGGCGCCATCCCCGCCGGCGAGATCGGCCGCGGCTACTTCAACCTGATGCAGCCGAAGGGGCTGCACGGCCATCTCCGGCACGAGCGCTGCGGAGCCATCGCTTTTGTCGAGCGGCCCTTCATGGGCAAGTCGTCGGCCTTCATTGCATTCGTCAATGTCGACGGCGGCATCATGTTCAAGGTGTTCGTCGGCCGCGACGAGCAGCGCGCGCTGCGCGGCGACCAGTTGCAGCGCTTTCATGCGTTGGCGGAAAGGATCGCGCCCGCCCGCGCGGCGTAA
- a CDS encoding antibiotic biosynthesis monooxygenase family protein, producing the protein MFIAMNRFQVKIGSEAAFEKVWRTRESYLSNMAGFVEFHLLKGPVAEDHTLYSSHTVWVDKAAFEAWTRSEEFRRAHARADNQTGESLYLGHPKFEGFEVILSERKSSAAA; encoded by the coding sequence ATGTTTATCGCGATGAACCGGTTTCAGGTGAAGATTGGCTCTGAAGCGGCTTTCGAGAAGGTGTGGCGCACGCGCGAGTCCTATCTCAGCAACATGGCCGGCTTCGTCGAGTTTCACCTGCTGAAGGGACCCGTCGCCGAGGATCACACGCTGTATTCGTCGCACACGGTCTGGGTCGACAAGGCGGCCTTCGAAGCCTGGACCCGTTCGGAAGAGTTCCGCCGCGCGCATGCCCGCGCAGACAATCAGACCGGCGAAAGCCTCTATCTCGGCCACCCCAAGTTCGAAGGGTTCGAGGTGATCCTGAGCGAGCGCAAATCCAGCGCCGCCGCTTGA